Proteins encoded in a region of the Hippocampus zosterae strain Florida chromosome 11, ASM2543408v3, whole genome shotgun sequence genome:
- the LOC127610453 gene encoding inactive phospholipase D5-like isoform X3, translated as MKSQQKCIVVFALLCCFAVLVALIFSAVDIWGEDEDGITEDNCSRDCRAVVVENIPEDVSFSNSSASHLPLSEGLLGLLDRAVRVVEIVSPAWLLNSSQYESGFQPAARQGGLLLSRLQALKSQKIQLKVSSGMVDSAELKTLAAHGAEVHYVNTTALTKGRLHSSFWVVDRRHVYVGSGGMDWRSLATRKELGVLVYNCSCLALDLHRVFNVYWGLQYKDFIPSFWSKRLFAIFNKDSPLELALNGTKARAYVSTSPDVFIPKDRSSDLEAISWVIKDARHFVYISVTDYLPLLNSGAYRYWSRIDGLLREALILRRVRVRLLISCWENTHPLTFNFVWSLRSLCVEQADCSLEAKFFNPRVQRDGSLRGINHNRFMVTDRAIYLGNLDWVGNEFTHNAGVGLVIARPEGADEEKNSAVVDQLRAAFERDWFSGYARSLQPNKIPVCSKRQMDREGAAKGGRPNGGPPPPVGTARNEPRDGKDKRRDAVRRETDTPMAVGNRRVTRLQRLRARIKRTAPERPKEAGNPSPGSGRGSDGCL; from the exons ATGAAG tctCAGCAGAAGTGCATCGTGGTCTTTGCCCTGCTGTGCTGCTTCGCTGTGCTCGTGGCGCTCATCTTCTCGGCCGTGGACATTTGGGGCGAGGACGAGGACGGCATCACCGAGGACAACTGCAGCCGGGACTGCAG AGCCGTCGTGGTGGAGAACATCCCGGAAGACGTCTCCTTCTCCAACAGCAGCGCGTCCCACCTCCCGCTCTCGGAGGGGCTTCTCGGCCTCCTGGATCGGGCCGTCCGCGTGGTGGAGATCGTTTCGCCCGCGTGGCTCCTCAACTCCTCCCAATACGAGTCCGGCTTCCAGCCCGCGGCCAGACAG GGCGGACTTCTGCTGTCCAGGCTGCAGGCGCTCAAGTCCCAGAAAATCCAGCTCAAGGTCTCAAGCGGGATGGTGGACTCGGCGGAGCTCAAGACGCTGGCCGCACACG GCGCCGAGGTGCACTACGTGAACACGACGGCGCTGACCAAAGGTCGCCTCCACTCGTCCTTCTGGGTGGTGGACAGGAGACACGTCTACGTGGGCAGCGGCGGCATGGACTGGAGATCCTTGGCCACG AGGAAGGAGCTGGGTGTGTTGGTGTACAACTGCAGCTGTCTGGCTCTGGACCTCCACAGGGTGTTCAACGTCTACTGGGGGCTCCAGTACAAGGACTTCATCCCCTCCTTCTGGTCCAAACGCCTCTTTGCCATCTTCAACAAGGACTCGCCTCTGGAGCTCGCCCTCAACGGCACCAAGGCCCGAGCATATGTCTCC ACCTCCCCGGATGTTTTCATCCCCAAAGACCGAAGCAGTGACTTGGAAGCCATTTCCTGGGTCATCAAGGACGCCCGTCATTTCGTGTACATCTCCGTCACAGACTACTTGCCCCTGCTCAACAGCGGCGCTTACAG GTACTGGTCTCGTATCGACGGCTTGCTCCGGGAGGCTCTGATCCTGAGGAGGGTGCGCGTGCGTCTGCTGATAAGCTGCTGGGAAAACACCCATCCGCTGACGTTCAACTTCGTCTGGTCTCTGAGGAGTCTGTGCGTGGAGCAAGCCGACTGCTCGCTGGAAGCC AAGTTCTTCAACCCCAGAGTGCAGAGGGACGGCAGTCTGCGGGGGATCAACCACAACAGGTTCATGGTGACGGACAGAGCCATTTATTTAG GCAATCTGGACTGGGTGGGCAACGAGTTCACCCACAACGCGGGCGTCGGCCTGGTCATCGCTCGGCCCGAGGGCGCCGACGAGGAGAAGAACTCCGCCGTGGTGGATCAGctgcgggccgccttcgaaagGGACTGGTTTTCCGGCTACGCCCGCTCCCTCCAGCCCAACAAGATCCCCGTCTGCAGCAAGCGGCAGATGGACCGAGAGGGAGCGGCCAAAGGCGGCCGGCCGAACGGCGGCCCGCCGCCGCCCGTCGGGACCGCGAGAAACGAGCCCCGAGACGGCAAAGACAAGCGCCGCGACGCGGTCCGGAGGGAGACGGACACGCCCATGGCCGTTGGAAACCGGAGAGTCACTCGCCTTCAGCGTTTACGGGCGCGGATCAAAAGGACTGCGCCGGAGCGCCCGAAGGAAGCCGGCAATCCGTCGCCCGGGAGTGGGCGGGGCTCCGACGGATGCCTGTAA
- the LOC127610453 gene encoding inactive phospholipase D5-like isoform X2 yields MSINLLIEGYRKAVQYLERVQHRDTHFSALKAVKHHERRAMGSQQKCIVVFALLCCFAVLVALIFSAVDIWGEDEDGITEDNCSRDCRAVVVENIPEDVSFSNSSASHLPLSEGLLGLLDRAVRVVEIVSPAWLLNSSQYESGFQPAARQGGLLLSRLQALKSQKIQLKVSSGMVDSAELKTLAAHGAEVHYVNTTALTKGRLHSSFWVVDRRHVYVGSGGMDWRSLATRKELGVLVYNCSCLALDLHRVFNVYWGLQYKDFIPSFWSKRLFAIFNKDSPLELALNGTKARAYVSTSPDVFIPKDRSSDLEAISWVIKDARHFVYISVTDYLPLLNSGAYRYWSRIDGLLREALILRRVRVRLLISCWENTHPLTFNFVWSLRSLCVEQADCSLEAKFFNPRVQRDGSLRGINHNRFMVTDRAIYLGNLDWVGNEFTHNAGVGLVIARPEGADEEKNSAVVDQLRAAFERDWFSGYARSLQPNKIPVCSKRQMDREGAAKGGRPNGGPPPPVGTARNEPRDGKDKRRDAVRRETDTPMAVGNRRVTRLQRLRARIKRTAPERPKEAGNPSPGSGRGSDGCL; encoded by the exons ATGTCCATTAACCTCCTGATTGAAGGTTATCGCAAAGCTGTGCAGTATTTAGAGCGTGTCCAACACCGGGACACTCACTTCTCCGCACTGAAAGCTGTGAAGCATCACGAGCGGCGAGCGATGGGG tctCAGCAGAAGTGCATCGTGGTCTTTGCCCTGCTGTGCTGCTTCGCTGTGCTCGTGGCGCTCATCTTCTCGGCCGTGGACATTTGGGGCGAGGACGAGGACGGCATCACCGAGGACAACTGCAGCCGGGACTGCAG AGCCGTCGTGGTGGAGAACATCCCGGAAGACGTCTCCTTCTCCAACAGCAGCGCGTCCCACCTCCCGCTCTCGGAGGGGCTTCTCGGCCTCCTGGATCGGGCCGTCCGCGTGGTGGAGATCGTTTCGCCCGCGTGGCTCCTCAACTCCTCCCAATACGAGTCCGGCTTCCAGCCCGCGGCCAGACAG GGCGGACTTCTGCTGTCCAGGCTGCAGGCGCTCAAGTCCCAGAAAATCCAGCTCAAGGTCTCAAGCGGGATGGTGGACTCGGCGGAGCTCAAGACGCTGGCCGCACACG GCGCCGAGGTGCACTACGTGAACACGACGGCGCTGACCAAAGGTCGCCTCCACTCGTCCTTCTGGGTGGTGGACAGGAGACACGTCTACGTGGGCAGCGGCGGCATGGACTGGAGATCCTTGGCCACG AGGAAGGAGCTGGGTGTGTTGGTGTACAACTGCAGCTGTCTGGCTCTGGACCTCCACAGGGTGTTCAACGTCTACTGGGGGCTCCAGTACAAGGACTTCATCCCCTCCTTCTGGTCCAAACGCCTCTTTGCCATCTTCAACAAGGACTCGCCTCTGGAGCTCGCCCTCAACGGCACCAAGGCCCGAGCATATGTCTCC ACCTCCCCGGATGTTTTCATCCCCAAAGACCGAAGCAGTGACTTGGAAGCCATTTCCTGGGTCATCAAGGACGCCCGTCATTTCGTGTACATCTCCGTCACAGACTACTTGCCCCTGCTCAACAGCGGCGCTTACAG GTACTGGTCTCGTATCGACGGCTTGCTCCGGGAGGCTCTGATCCTGAGGAGGGTGCGCGTGCGTCTGCTGATAAGCTGCTGGGAAAACACCCATCCGCTGACGTTCAACTTCGTCTGGTCTCTGAGGAGTCTGTGCGTGGAGCAAGCCGACTGCTCGCTGGAAGCC AAGTTCTTCAACCCCAGAGTGCAGAGGGACGGCAGTCTGCGGGGGATCAACCACAACAGGTTCATGGTGACGGACAGAGCCATTTATTTAG GCAATCTGGACTGGGTGGGCAACGAGTTCACCCACAACGCGGGCGTCGGCCTGGTCATCGCTCGGCCCGAGGGCGCCGACGAGGAGAAGAACTCCGCCGTGGTGGATCAGctgcgggccgccttcgaaagGGACTGGTTTTCCGGCTACGCCCGCTCCCTCCAGCCCAACAAGATCCCCGTCTGCAGCAAGCGGCAGATGGACCGAGAGGGAGCGGCCAAAGGCGGCCGGCCGAACGGCGGCCCGCCGCCGCCCGTCGGGACCGCGAGAAACGAGCCCCGAGACGGCAAAGACAAGCGCCGCGACGCGGTCCGGAGGGAGACGGACACGCCCATGGCCGTTGGAAACCGGAGAGTCACTCGCCTTCAGCGTTTACGGGCGCGGATCAAAAGGACTGCGCCGGAGCGCCCGAAGGAAGCCGGCAATCCGTCGCCCGGGAGTGGGCGGGGCTCCGACGGATGCCTGTAA
- the LOC127610459 gene encoding tRNA (uracil-5-)-methyltransferase homolog B-like, translating to MAYCRPFNLMRRVPARPRRETCLSFSSKDTIAAVRATQQPVKIRQRKRDRRPTRAGDLSWEDRLASVVTPLWRLTYDEQLEVKQKHQEKILEQLCDGGKITFPVLPILPSPVRDGYRNKSTFSVNRGVDGNPKTVGFYVGKGKDGNIVCVNGDHLPNMPEKHKQVAGRYQEFIRRSSLEPCLLLHDGGHWREVTVRTDAAGNTMAIVYFHPQGLSREEVAAHREDLAEFFASGPGSACELDSLYFQESAVTRCTREDSPYQLLFGHSHIYEQMLGFSFRISPDAFFQVNRSAAGVLYSAVRDLCVPDREDGSGTLLDVCCGTGAMGITSSPRVRRLVGVELVEQAVEDARHNAALNRLHKCRFVAGKAEAVLPGLVSQLGSEDGRLVAVVNPSRAGLHHRVIRALRSQPAIRSLVYVSCKPEGEAMRNFRELCCAADPARKLQGDAFSPSLAVPVDMFPHTEHCELVILFER from the exons ATGGCTTACTGTAGGCCGTTCAATCTTATGAGACGGGTTCCTGCGCGTCCTCGTCGGGAGACCTGTCTGTCTTTTTCATCTAAAGACACCATAGCTGCCGTTCGGGCAACGCAGCAACCAGTCAAGATCCGTCAGAGGAAAAGAGACAGGAGGCCCACCCGGGCCGGTGATTTGTCTTGGGAGGACAGGCTGGCCTCAGTGGTCACCCCCCTGTGGAGGCTCACCTATGACGAGCAACTTGAAGTCAAGCAAAAACATCAGGAGAAAATACTGGAGCAGCTCTGCGATGGCGGAAAGATCACCTTCCCCGTCCTGCCTATCCTGCCGTCCCCAGTTAGGGACGGTTATCGAAACAAGTCGACCTTCTCCGTCAACAGGGGAGTGGACGGCAACCCCAAGACGGTTGGGTTTTACGTGGGCAAAGGCAAGGATGGCAACATCGTGTGCGTCAACGGAGACCACCTGCCCAACATGCCGGAGAAGCACAAACAGGTGGCCGGACGCTACCAGGAATTCATCCGCCGCTCTTCCCTGGAACcttgcctcctcctccacgaCGGGGGCCACTGGAGAGAGGTCACGGTGAGGACCGATGCAGCCGGCAACACCATGGCCATCGTGTATTTCCACCCACAAGGGCTCTCCCGGGAGGAGGTGGCGGCCCACCGGGAAGACTTGGCCGAGTTCTTCGCCAGTGGCCCGGGGTCGGCTTGTGAGCTGGACTCACTTTACTTCCAGGAGAGCGCCGTGACCCGTTGTACGCGCGAGGACTCGCCCTACCAGCTCCTGTTCGGTCACTCGCACATTTATGAGCAG ATGCTGGGCTTTAGCTTCCGCATCTCTCCGGACGCATTCTTCCAGGTGAACCGTAGCGCCGCTGGGGTGCTCTACAGCGCGGTCCGAGACTTGTGCGTCCCCGATCGCGAAGACGGATCGGGGACTCTCCTGGACGTGTGCTGCGGGACGGGCGCCATGGGCATCACGTCGTCCCCCAGAGTACGGCGACTCGTCGGAGTGGAGCTCGTAGAGCAGGCGGTGGAAGACGCCAGACACAACGCGGCCCTCAACCGGCTCCACAAGTGCCGGTTCGTGGCCGGAAAGGCGGAGGCGGTCCTCCCCGGCCTCGTGTCCCAGTTGGGGTCTGAAGACGGGCGCCTGGTGGCGGTGGTAAACCCCTCCCGCGCCGGTCTCCATCACCGAGTGATCCGGGCCTTGCGCAGCCAGCCCGCCATCCGCAGTCTGGTCTACGTGTCCTGCAAGCCGGAGGGCGAGGCCATGAGGAACTTCAGGGAACTTTGTTGCGCAGCCGACCCGGCGAGGAAACTCCAGGGCGACGCCTTTTCTCCAAGTCTGGCCGTGCCCGTGGACATGTTCCCGCATACGGAACACTGCGAACTAGTGATTCTCTTTGAGAGGTAG
- the LOC127610453 gene encoding inactive phospholipase D5-like isoform X1, producing MDLRGPRGPAVSQDLKGFGSGTPTAGMLASSVISAVQQQDYSASVWLRRRDKLEHSQQKCIVVFALLCCFAVLVALIFSAVDIWGEDEDGITEDNCSRDCRAVVVENIPEDVSFSNSSASHLPLSEGLLGLLDRAVRVVEIVSPAWLLNSSQYESGFQPAARQGGLLLSRLQALKSQKIQLKVSSGMVDSAELKTLAAHGAEVHYVNTTALTKGRLHSSFWVVDRRHVYVGSGGMDWRSLATRKELGVLVYNCSCLALDLHRVFNVYWGLQYKDFIPSFWSKRLFAIFNKDSPLELALNGTKARAYVSTSPDVFIPKDRSSDLEAISWVIKDARHFVYISVTDYLPLLNSGAYRYWSRIDGLLREALILRRVRVRLLISCWENTHPLTFNFVWSLRSLCVEQADCSLEAKFFNPRVQRDGSLRGINHNRFMVTDRAIYLGNLDWVGNEFTHNAGVGLVIARPEGADEEKNSAVVDQLRAAFERDWFSGYARSLQPNKIPVCSKRQMDREGAAKGGRPNGGPPPPVGTARNEPRDGKDKRRDAVRRETDTPMAVGNRRVTRLQRLRARIKRTAPERPKEAGNPSPGSGRGSDGCL from the exons ATGGACCTGCGGGGTCCCAGAGGGCCGGCGGTCAGCCAGGACCTGAAGGGGTTCGGGTCCGGGACTCCAACCGCCGGGATGCTGGCCAGCAGCGTCATTTCGGCCGTGCAGCAGCAGGACTACTCGGCCAGCGTTTGGCTCCGCCGGAGGGACAAATTGGAACAT tctCAGCAGAAGTGCATCGTGGTCTTTGCCCTGCTGTGCTGCTTCGCTGTGCTCGTGGCGCTCATCTTCTCGGCCGTGGACATTTGGGGCGAGGACGAGGACGGCATCACCGAGGACAACTGCAGCCGGGACTGCAG AGCCGTCGTGGTGGAGAACATCCCGGAAGACGTCTCCTTCTCCAACAGCAGCGCGTCCCACCTCCCGCTCTCGGAGGGGCTTCTCGGCCTCCTGGATCGGGCCGTCCGCGTGGTGGAGATCGTTTCGCCCGCGTGGCTCCTCAACTCCTCCCAATACGAGTCCGGCTTCCAGCCCGCGGCCAGACAG GGCGGACTTCTGCTGTCCAGGCTGCAGGCGCTCAAGTCCCAGAAAATCCAGCTCAAGGTCTCAAGCGGGATGGTGGACTCGGCGGAGCTCAAGACGCTGGCCGCACACG GCGCCGAGGTGCACTACGTGAACACGACGGCGCTGACCAAAGGTCGCCTCCACTCGTCCTTCTGGGTGGTGGACAGGAGACACGTCTACGTGGGCAGCGGCGGCATGGACTGGAGATCCTTGGCCACG AGGAAGGAGCTGGGTGTGTTGGTGTACAACTGCAGCTGTCTGGCTCTGGACCTCCACAGGGTGTTCAACGTCTACTGGGGGCTCCAGTACAAGGACTTCATCCCCTCCTTCTGGTCCAAACGCCTCTTTGCCATCTTCAACAAGGACTCGCCTCTGGAGCTCGCCCTCAACGGCACCAAGGCCCGAGCATATGTCTCC ACCTCCCCGGATGTTTTCATCCCCAAAGACCGAAGCAGTGACTTGGAAGCCATTTCCTGGGTCATCAAGGACGCCCGTCATTTCGTGTACATCTCCGTCACAGACTACTTGCCCCTGCTCAACAGCGGCGCTTACAG GTACTGGTCTCGTATCGACGGCTTGCTCCGGGAGGCTCTGATCCTGAGGAGGGTGCGCGTGCGTCTGCTGATAAGCTGCTGGGAAAACACCCATCCGCTGACGTTCAACTTCGTCTGGTCTCTGAGGAGTCTGTGCGTGGAGCAAGCCGACTGCTCGCTGGAAGCC AAGTTCTTCAACCCCAGAGTGCAGAGGGACGGCAGTCTGCGGGGGATCAACCACAACAGGTTCATGGTGACGGACAGAGCCATTTATTTAG GCAATCTGGACTGGGTGGGCAACGAGTTCACCCACAACGCGGGCGTCGGCCTGGTCATCGCTCGGCCCGAGGGCGCCGACGAGGAGAAGAACTCCGCCGTGGTGGATCAGctgcgggccgccttcgaaagGGACTGGTTTTCCGGCTACGCCCGCTCCCTCCAGCCCAACAAGATCCCCGTCTGCAGCAAGCGGCAGATGGACCGAGAGGGAGCGGCCAAAGGCGGCCGGCCGAACGGCGGCCCGCCGCCGCCCGTCGGGACCGCGAGAAACGAGCCCCGAGACGGCAAAGACAAGCGCCGCGACGCGGTCCGGAGGGAGACGGACACGCCCATGGCCGTTGGAAACCGGAGAGTCACTCGCCTTCAGCGTTTACGGGCGCGGATCAAAAGGACTGCGCCGGAGCGCCCGAAGGAAGCCGGCAATCCGTCGCCCGGGAGTGGGCGGGGCTCCGACGGATGCCTGTAA
- the LOC127610479 gene encoding SLC35A4 upstream open reading frame protein-like encodes MVNDKSTLGQLKDLVELKDQLEDIQKRMEDEIQAGVPAGGSLLGSPFLKGFLAGYVVARFRSSALLGAVVGTCTGIYAAQNYKIPNVENTIKDYINSVRGRSR; translated from the exons ATGGTGAACGACAAG AGTACTCTGGGCCAGCTGAAGGACCTGGTGGAGCTGAAGGATCAGCTGGAGGACATCCAGAAACGTATGGAAGATGAGATTCAGGCCGGGGTTCCTGCT GGCGGCAGTCTCCTGGGTTCTCCCTTCCTGAAGGGCTTCCTGGCCGGCTACGTGGTGGCCAGGTTCCGCTCGTCTGCACTACTGGGCGCTGTGGTCGGGACGTGCACAGGAATCTACGCGGCGCAGAACTACAAGATTCCAAATGTGGAGAACACGATTAAGGACTACATCAACAGTGTGAGAGGAAGAAGCCGATGA